A window from Terriglobia bacterium encodes these proteins:
- a CDS encoding radical SAM protein yields the protein MRLDVEGLCARAAEARRLLSPCTLCPRNCRVRRLAGEVGPCRVGAVARVATFGPHHGEEPPLSGSAGSGTVFLSGCNLRCLFCQNHDISRDAAGLPVSPEGLAAIVLDLEARGCHNVNFVSPTHVMPQILDGLAEARRNGFDLPVVWNCGGFESVTVLRLLDGVVDIYMPDFKYGDEIDARRLSGVRSYPAHARAALREMHRQVGDLVLDARGIATRGLLVRHLVLPGGRAGTAAVMRFLSAGISRDTYVNVMDQYRPAGGDWSAIGLARGPSAAEIRDAAASARRAGLHRGIFPVMG from the coding sequence GTGCGGCTCGATGTGGAGGGGCTCTGCGCCAGGGCCGCCGAAGCGAGGCGGCTTCTTTCTCCATGCACGCTCTGCCCGCGGAATTGCAGGGTCCGCCGTCTGGCGGGAGAGGTCGGCCCGTGCCGCGTCGGCGCCGTCGCGCGCGTCGCGACGTTCGGTCCGCACCACGGCGAGGAGCCTCCGCTGAGCGGGAGCGCGGGCTCGGGCACGGTGTTCCTGTCGGGCTGCAACCTGCGCTGCCTGTTCTGCCAGAACCACGATATCAGCCGCGACGCCGCCGGCCTACCGGTGAGCCCCGAGGGGCTCGCCGCGATCGTCCTCGACCTCGAGGCCCGCGGATGCCACAACGTCAACTTCGTGAGCCCGACTCACGTGATGCCTCAGATCCTCGACGGGCTCGCCGAGGCACGCCGGAACGGATTCGACCTGCCGGTGGTCTGGAACTGTGGGGGGTTCGAGTCGGTGACGGTGCTCCGGCTCCTCGACGGCGTCGTGGACATCTACATGCCGGATTTCAAGTACGGCGACGAAATCGACGCGCGCCGCCTGTCCGGCGTCCGTTCCTACCCCGCACACGCCCGCGCCGCGCTCAGGGAGATGCACCGCCAGGTCGGCGACCTGGTCCTCGACGCGCGAGGCATCGCCACGCGCGGCCTCCTGGTTCGCCACCTGGTTCTCCCCGGTGGGCGTGCCGGTACCGCTGCGGTGATGCGGTTCCTGTCCGCCGGGATCTCCCGCGACACCTACGTGAACGTCATGGACCAATACCGCCCGGCGGGAGGCGACTGGTCGGCGATCGGTCTCGCCCGCGGGCCGAGCGCGGCGGAGATCCGCGACGCCGCGGCGTCGGCGCGCCGTGCCGGCCTCCACCGCGGGATCT